TGGGGAAAGGCCTAGAAGCTCCATTGCTTCTCCGATCAAATAAAGTGATCCCGTCACGGCCACAAACGGATCCTCCGCCGCAACGTCCAAAGCTTCTTTCAATGAACGACACTCCCGAACCTCTACGTCTGGATTGGCTCTGCGGCAAACCGGAATAAGCTCGCGAGGTAAAATTGTCCGTTGGCTATTGACGGGCACCAGCAGAATGCGCCCCGCCAAAGGAGCTATGATTTCACACATGGGATGAGCATCTTTATCGCTCAATATACCCATGACCAACGTTGGCCTCCTGGTTGCAAAATAGGTGTTTAATGCAGTTTTCAAGGCTTCCGCACTGCCAATATTATGCGCCCCATCCAACAAAACTTTTTGTCCATTTTTACGCTCAACCAATTGCAGCCGTCCAGGCCACTTCACCCCGGAAAGGCCTTTACGAATGGTCTCGTCGCTCACAGGAATGCACGACCTCGCAGCCATTACCGCATGAACCGCAGTCGCTGCATTCAACCGCTGATGTTCGCCCAGTAATGGAAGCGTCAACCCTTGCATCGGATGAAATTCCGTTTGCGCCCAGGTAATGAGTGAAAAAGGCGCGGCCTTTTCTTGCGCGGTTTTAAAAAGTATTCGCAATGCTTCCGGGTCATCCACTGCTGTGATCACCGGCACGCGCGGTTTAATGATCCCGGCTTTTTCGAAGGCAATTTTGGCCAGCGTATCCCCCAGCCATTTTTGGTGATCAAACTGGATGTTGGTGATAACGCTTACCAAGGGGGTGACGATATTCGTCGCATCCAATCGCCCTCCCAACCCCGTCTCCCAAATAACCACGTCACACTTTTGTCTGGCGAAATAACTCAAGGCCATGATGGTCACGACCTCAAAAAAAGTAGGATGCTCATCGGCAGGAAATTCCTGCAGCAACGCTTTCATCTCCTCAACCAACCGGATGATTTCTTCCTCGCTGATGAGTTCGCGATTGATCTGAATTCGTTCTCCAAAAGCAACCAAATGCGGGGACGTAAACAGCCCCACCTTCAGACCTGCATGCCGATAAATACTCTCCAACATCGCGCAGGTGGACCCTTTCCCGTTCGTCCCGGCCACATGGATGAACCGAAGTTTCTCCTGCGGATTACCCGCCAACTTCGCAAGCCGGTATGTATTCTCCAACCCCAGCTTCGTGCCGAATACCTGGAGATTGTAGAGAAATTGAATGGCTTCTGGATAATTCACAACCAGCAGGAGCTTCGCTCCGCGCTTTACG
This genomic window from Pedosphaera parvula Ellin514 contains:
- a CDS encoding bifunctional folylpolyglutamate synthase/dihydrofolate synthase, whose amino-acid sequence is MNYPEAIQFLYNLQVFGTKLGLENTYRLAKLAGNPQEKLRFIHVAGTNGKGSTCAMLESIYRHAGLKVGLFTSPHLVAFGERIQINRELISEEEIIRLVEEMKALLQEFPADEHPTFFEVVTIMALSYFARQKCDVVIWETGLGGRLDATNIVTPLVSVITNIQFDHQKWLGDTLAKIAFEKAGIIKPRVPVITAVDDPEALRILFKTAQEKAAPFSLITWAQTEFHPMQGLTLPLLGEHQRLNAATAVHAVMAARSCIPVSDETIRKGLSGVKWPGRLQLVERKNGQKVLLDGAHNIGSAEALKTALNTYFATRRPTLVMGILSDKDAHPMCEIIAPLAGRILLVPVNSQRTILPRELIPVCRRANPDVEVRECRSLKEALDVAAEDPFVAVTGSLYLIGEAMELLGLSPAGCGERGLNEWSATRPASTKGSKS